A genomic window from Pseudomonas alcaligenes includes:
- a CDS encoding DUF1993 family protein gives MSLSLYQASVPVFVRMFGNLSAILDKAEAYAAAKKIDPAVLLNARLAPDMHPLTRQVQIASDAAKGCAARLAGVDIPSFPDTESSFAELQARIAKTLEFIKGLTPAQIDSGEGREVVLKFPGAEMKFQGEDYLLHFVLPNFYFHITTAYAILRHNGLDIGKMDFLGRV, from the coding sequence ATGTCGCTGTCCCTCTACCAGGCCTCCGTTCCCGTCTTCGTGCGCATGTTCGGCAACCTGTCGGCCATTCTCGACAAGGCCGAAGCCTACGCCGCGGCGAAGAAGATCGACCCGGCGGTACTGCTGAATGCCCGTCTGGCGCCGGACATGCACCCGCTGACCCGCCAGGTGCAGATCGCCAGCGACGCGGCCAAGGGCTGTGCGGCGCGCCTGGCCGGGGTGGACATTCCCAGCTTCCCGGACACCGAAAGCAGCTTCGCCGAGCTGCAGGCGCGTATCGCCAAGACCCTGGAGTTCATCAAGGGCCTGACGCCGGCGCAGATCGACAGCGGGGAAGGGCGCGAGGTGGTGCTCAAGTTCCCCGGCGCCGAAATGAAGTTCCAGGGCGAGGACTACCTGCTGCACTTCGTCCTGCCCAACTTCTATTTCCATATCACTACCGCCTACGCTATCCTGCGCCACAACGGCCTGGACATCGGTAAGATGGACTTCCTGGGCCGCGTCTGA
- a CDS encoding MmcQ/YjbR family DNA-binding protein produces the protein MTPQQVADFCLQLPGAREDYKWGGVRVFSVAGNKMFALLSEGLAFKVAPELFLGMVDRPGIRPAPYLARAHWVSMAEPFPLGDAELRELLVRSHQLVVRKLPKIRQAGLLLD, from the coding sequence ATGACTCCGCAACAGGTCGCCGACTTCTGCCTGCAACTGCCGGGCGCCCGCGAGGACTACAAGTGGGGCGGCGTGCGGGTGTTCTCGGTGGCCGGCAACAAGATGTTCGCCCTGCTCAGCGAAGGCCTGGCGTTCAAGGTGGCGCCGGAGCTGTTCCTCGGCATGGTCGACCGCCCGGGCATTCGCCCAGCCCCCTACCTGGCCCGCGCCCACTGGGTGAGCATGGCCGAACCCTTCCCGCTGGGCGACGCCGAACTGCGCGAACTGCTGGTCCGCTCGCACCAGCTGGTGGTGCGCAAGCTGCCGAAGATTCGCCAGGCGGGGTTGCTGCTCGACTAG
- a CDS encoding DUF1294 domain-containing protein — MEGMERRGTLRSWNDAKGFGFIQAEVDGAQVFVHISAMRGDSRPRVGDAVLYVAAPDSQGRLRAQHMRHVGLSLDRPAIRRKPVPAADAPGRRRSEGAGIHNLPAKLLILAALAVLPAWGSLALLGQGIFWVALAYALLSLFSFCQYWLDKQSAQKGRWRTPENSLHIAELAGGWPGALVAQQVFRHKTRKVSFQLVFWAIVALHQAFWLDRLALGGRYLGHLLPF; from the coding sequence ATGGAAGGCATGGAGCGACGCGGCACACTCAGGAGCTGGAACGATGCCAAGGGCTTCGGTTTCATCCAGGCCGAGGTTGATGGCGCGCAGGTGTTCGTGCACATCTCCGCCATGCGCGGGGATAGCCGCCCCAGGGTAGGCGATGCGGTGCTCTATGTTGCCGCGCCGGACAGCCAGGGACGCCTGCGTGCGCAGCACATGCGCCATGTCGGGCTCAGCCTCGACCGCCCGGCGATCCGGCGCAAGCCTGTGCCGGCCGCAGACGCACCCGGCAGGCGCCGGAGCGAGGGGGCAGGCATCCACAATCTGCCCGCAAAGCTACTGATACTGGCAGCGCTGGCTGTTCTGCCGGCCTGGGGCAGCCTGGCGCTGCTCGGCCAGGGCATATTCTGGGTAGCGCTGGCCTATGCGCTGCTCAGCCTGTTCAGCTTCTGCCAGTACTGGTTGGACAAGCAGTCGGCGCAGAAGGGCCGCTGGCGCACCCCGGAGAACAGCCTGCACATCGCCGAGCTGGCTGGCGGCTGGCCCGGCGCGCTGGTGGCGCAACAGGTGTTTCGCCACAAGACGCGCAAGGTCTCCTTCCAGCTGGTGTTCTGGGCCATCGTCGCGCTGCACCAGGCCTTCTGGCTCGACCGCCTGGCCCTGGGCGGCCGCTACCTGGGCCACCTGCTGCCGTTCTAG